One region of Streptomyces sp. CG4 genomic DNA includes:
- the alc gene encoding allantoicase, whose product MTALHQSSLTSFTGDANPYGGGDPYADYRTADFPFTQYANLADRQLGAGVIAANDEFFAQRENLLVPEPAEFDPEHFGHKGKIMDGWETRRRRGVSAEHPWPTAEDHDWALVRLGAPGVIRGIVVDTAHFRGNYPQAVSIEGTSVPGSPSPEELLSGDVKWTTLVPRTPVGGHAANGFAVSVEQSFTHLRVNQHPDGGIARLRVYGEVVPDPRWLSVLGTFDVVALENGGRVEDASNLFYSPATNTIQPGRSRKMDDGWETRRRRDQGNDWIRYQLVAQAQIRAIEIDTAYLKGNSAGWASVSVKDGESGEWTEILPRTRLQPDTDHRFVLAAPAVGTHARIDIFPDGGISRLRLYGSLTDQGAAGLAARHQELGG is encoded by the coding sequence GTGACGGCGCTGCATCAATCGAGTTTGACCAGCTTCACCGGCGACGCGAACCCCTACGGAGGCGGCGACCCGTACGCGGACTACCGCACCGCCGACTTCCCCTTCACCCAGTACGCCAACCTCGCCGACCGGCAGCTCGGCGCCGGCGTCATCGCCGCCAACGACGAGTTCTTCGCCCAGCGGGAGAACCTGCTGGTGCCCGAGCCGGCCGAGTTCGACCCCGAGCACTTCGGGCACAAGGGCAAGATCATGGACGGCTGGGAGACCCGGCGCCGGCGCGGTGTCTCCGCCGAGCACCCGTGGCCGACCGCGGAGGACCACGACTGGGCGCTGGTCCGCCTCGGCGCGCCCGGCGTGATCCGCGGGATCGTCGTCGACACCGCCCACTTCCGGGGCAACTACCCGCAGGCCGTCTCCATCGAGGGCACCTCGGTACCGGGCTCCCCCTCGCCCGAGGAACTGCTCTCCGGCGACGTGAAGTGGACGACCCTCGTCCCGCGCACCCCGGTCGGCGGCCACGCGGCGAATGGTTTCGCCGTATCGGTCGAGCAGAGCTTCACGCACCTGCGGGTCAACCAGCACCCCGACGGCGGCATAGCCCGCCTGCGGGTCTACGGCGAGGTCGTGCCCGACCCCCGGTGGCTGTCGGTCCTGGGCACCTTCGACGTGGTCGCCCTGGAGAACGGCGGCCGGGTCGAGGACGCCTCCAACCTCTTCTACTCCCCGGCCACCAACACCATCCAGCCGGGCCGCTCCCGCAAGATGGACGACGGCTGGGAGACCCGCCGCCGCCGTGACCAGGGCAACGACTGGATCCGCTACCAGCTGGTCGCGCAGGCGCAGATCCGCGCGATCGAGATCGACACGGCCTACCTGAAGGGCAACAGCGCCGGATGGGCCTCGGTCTCCGTCAAGGACGGCGAGAGCGGCGAGTGGACCGAGATCCTGCCGCGCACCCGCCTCCAGCCCGACACCGACCACCGCTTCGTCCTCGCGGCCCCGGCCGTCGGCACGCACGCGCGGATCGACATCTTCCCCGACGGCGGCATCTCCCGCCTGCGCCTGTACGGCTCCCTCACCGACCAGGGCGCGGCAGGCCTCGCCGCCCGCCACCAGGAGCTGGGCGGCTGA
- a CDS encoding IclR family transcriptional regulator, producing the protein MPTSSASTTDSAKPAAGGGVQSLERAFDLLERMADAGGEVGLSELSATSGLPLPTIHRLMRTLVACGYVRQQPNRRYALGPRLIRLGESASRLLGTWARPYLARLVEETGETANMALLDGDEIVYVAQVPSKHSMRMFTEVGRRVLPHSTGVGKALLAGVPDDEVRALLARTGMPAATEKTITTPEGFLAALDDVRRTGYAVDDNEQEIGVRCLAVSVPDSPTAAAISISGPAGRVTEAATDKIVPVLQQIALELSQALASSGA; encoded by the coding sequence GTGCCGACGTCCAGCGCCAGCACCACCGACTCCGCCAAGCCCGCCGCCGGGGGCGGTGTCCAGTCCCTGGAGCGCGCCTTCGACCTGCTCGAGCGGATGGCGGACGCGGGTGGCGAGGTCGGGCTCAGCGAGCTGTCCGCGACCAGCGGGCTGCCCCTGCCGACCATCCACCGTCTGATGCGCACGCTGGTCGCCTGCGGCTACGTCCGCCAGCAGCCGAACCGGCGGTACGCGCTCGGCCCCCGGCTCATCCGGCTCGGCGAGTCGGCGTCCCGGCTGCTCGGCACCTGGGCACGGCCGTATCTCGCCCGGCTGGTCGAGGAGACCGGCGAGACCGCGAACATGGCGCTGCTCGACGGCGACGAGATCGTGTACGTGGCGCAGGTGCCGTCGAAGCACTCGATGCGGATGTTCACGGAAGTGGGCCGACGGGTGCTGCCGCACTCCACCGGTGTCGGAAAGGCACTGCTCGCCGGGGTGCCGGACGACGAGGTGCGGGCGCTGCTCGCGCGCACCGGGATGCCCGCGGCCACGGAGAAGACCATCACCACGCCCGAGGGTTTCCTGGCGGCGCTGGACGATGTGCGGCGGACGGGGTACGCCGTCGACGACAACGAGCAGGAGATCGGGGTGCGGTGCCTCGCGGTGTCCGTCCCGGACAGCCCGACCGCGGCCGCGATCTCCATCTCCGGGCCGGCCGGACGTGTCACCGAAGCGGCGACCGACAAGATCGTGCCGGTGTTGCAGCAGATCGCCCTTGAGCTGTCTCAGGCGCTGGCCAGTTCGGGCGCCTGA
- a CDS encoding 2OG-Fe dioxygenase family protein, whose protein sequence is MTTIPPFLHVPAADTLRALATHSDEELKSFRETWEDLPVDAYMKDGADYRRRRYGSFRGVDRMEPDRHGAFHQSVDVNALHGGVDRLFPPLAEEFATSGVLRTLVAALADRLPGEFDRAGGGVGIHQIRITATRDADGLPAPEGIHEDGHHFVAQVFMGRDGVQGGGSQIYDREMRLLLRTTLTEPFETIIIDDRRVFHGVDAIEPADGYRTGVRDMLLVDFFPRADD, encoded by the coding sequence ATGACCACCATCCCTCCGTTCCTGCATGTGCCGGCCGCCGACACGCTGCGGGCGCTGGCCACCCACTCCGACGAGGAGCTGAAGTCCTTCCGGGAGACCTGGGAGGACCTGCCCGTCGACGCGTACATGAAGGACGGCGCCGACTACCGGCGCCGTCGCTACGGCTCGTTCCGCGGTGTGGACCGCATGGAGCCCGACCGGCACGGCGCGTTCCACCAGTCCGTCGACGTCAACGCCCTGCACGGCGGCGTGGACCGGCTCTTTCCGCCGCTCGCGGAGGAGTTCGCGACCTCCGGTGTGCTGCGCACCCTGGTCGCCGCCCTCGCCGACCGGCTCCCCGGCGAGTTCGACCGGGCGGGCGGAGGTGTCGGCATCCACCAGATCCGGATCACCGCCACCCGCGACGCCGACGGTCTGCCCGCCCCCGAGGGGATCCACGAGGACGGCCACCACTTCGTCGCGCAGGTCTTCATGGGCCGCGACGGTGTCCAGGGTGGCGGCTCGCAGATCTACGACCGCGAGATGCGGCTGCTGCTGCGCACCACGCTGACCGAGCCCTTCGAGACGATCATCATCGACGACCGGCGGGTCTTCCACGGCGTCGACGCCATCGAGCCGGCCGACGGCTACCGCACCGGCGTCCGCGACATGCTGCTCGTCGACTTCTTCCCGCGCGCCGATGACTGA
- a CDS encoding AIM24 family protein — protein MTLQQEIVGNAMQMAVVNLQPGQTVYCEAGKFLFKTTNVTMETRLSGPSGNGGQQQSGGGGGMGGMLRQAMGTAMQVGQRMLAGESLAFQYFTSQGGAGTVGFAGVLPGEMRALELDGTRAWFAEKDAFVAAESSVEFGIAFAGGRTGMSGGEGFILEKFTGYGTVIIAGAGNFIDLNPADFGGRIEVDTGCVVAFEEGIQYGVQRIGGLNRQGIMNAVFGGEGLSLATLEGNGRVILQSLTIESLANALKKAQGGDKQGPTGGLFSTHAG, from the coding sequence GTGACCCTTCAGCAAGAGATCGTCGGCAACGCCATGCAGATGGCGGTCGTGAACCTGCAGCCCGGCCAGACCGTGTACTGCGAGGCCGGAAAGTTCCTGTTCAAGACCACGAACGTGACCATGGAGACACGGCTGTCAGGCCCGTCGGGCAACGGCGGCCAGCAGCAGAGCGGCGGGGGCGGTGGCATGGGCGGCATGCTGCGCCAGGCCATGGGCACCGCCATGCAGGTGGGCCAGCGCATGCTCGCGGGCGAGTCGCTCGCGTTCCAGTACTTCACCTCCCAGGGCGGCGCGGGCACGGTCGGCTTCGCCGGTGTGCTCCCCGGCGAGATGCGGGCCCTGGAACTCGACGGCACACGCGCGTGGTTCGCCGAGAAGGACGCCTTCGTGGCCGCCGAGTCCAGCGTCGAGTTCGGCATCGCCTTCGCCGGCGGCCGCACCGGCATGAGCGGCGGCGAGGGCTTCATCCTGGAGAAGTTCACCGGGTACGGCACGGTGATCATCGCCGGCGCGGGCAACTTCATCGACCTCAACCCGGCGGACTTCGGCGGCCGTATCGAGGTGGACACCGGCTGCGTGGTCGCCTTCGAGGAGGGCATCCAGTACGGCGTCCAGCGCATCGGCGGCCTCAACCGCCAGGGGATCATGAACGCCGTGTTCGGCGGCGAGGGCCTCTCCCTGGCCACCCTGGAGGGCAACGGCCGGGTGATCCTGCAGTCCCTCACCATCGAGAGCCTCGCCAACGCCCTGAAGAAGGCCCAGGGCGGCGACAAGCAGGGCCCGACCGGCGGACTGTTCTCCACCCACGCCGGATGA
- a CDS encoding DUF5955 family protein → MLRSLGQRPVTGSYEDPKVAELRTAVSRLRRELAALPSEFPDRAIAEDELAALAAMASDGSPEIPRLRKSLLLIAGAIGSVSALAGGLSGVREAVDLFGGPAQRG, encoded by the coding sequence GTGTTGCGGAGCTTGGGGCAGAGACCGGTGACCGGCAGCTACGAGGACCCGAAGGTGGCGGAACTGCGGACCGCGGTGTCCCGGCTGCGCCGCGAACTCGCCGCGCTCCCGTCCGAGTTCCCCGACCGCGCCATAGCCGAGGACGAACTGGCGGCCCTGGCCGCGATGGCCTCCGACGGTTCACCGGAGATCCCACGCTTGCGCAAGTCCCTGTTACTGATCGCCGGGGCCATTGGTTCGGTGAGCGCCCTGGCGGGGGGCTTGAGCGGGGTCCGGGAGGCAGTGGACCTGTTCGGGGGACCAGCGCAGCGGGGCTGA
- the allB gene encoding allantoinase AllB: MSDAELVLRSTRVITPEGTRAASVAVSAGKITAVLPYDAQIPAGARLEDFGDHVLLPGLVDTHVHVNDPGRTEWEGFWTATRAAAAGGITTLIDMPLNSLPPTTTVENLRVKQQVAADKAHIDVGFWGGALPDNVKDLRPLHDAGVFGFKAFLSPSGVDEFPHLDQDRLAQSLAEIAGFGGLLIVHAEDPHHLAAAPQHGGPKYADFLASRPRDAEDTAIANLVAQAKRLRARVHVLHLSSSDALPLIRAARAEGVQVTVETCPHYLTLTAEEVPDGASEFKCCPPIREAANQDLLWEALADGTIDCVVTDHSPSTADLKTADFATAWGGISGLQLSLSAVWTAARARGCGLEDVVRWMSTRTAALVGLRDKGAIEAGRDADFAVLAPDETFTVDPAGLQHRNRVTAYAGKTLYGVVKSTWLRGERIAGGGEFSEPKGTLLARPQ; this comes from the coding sequence GTGTCCGACGCTGAACTGGTCCTGCGCTCGACGCGCGTCATCACTCCGGAAGGGACGCGGGCCGCCTCGGTCGCCGTGTCCGCCGGGAAGATCACGGCCGTCCTGCCGTACGACGCGCAGATCCCGGCCGGCGCACGGCTGGAGGACTTCGGCGACCACGTCCTGCTGCCCGGCCTGGTCGACACCCACGTGCACGTCAACGATCCCGGCCGCACCGAGTGGGAGGGCTTCTGGACCGCCACCCGCGCGGCGGCGGCCGGCGGCATCACCACGCTGATCGACATGCCGCTCAACTCCCTCCCGCCGACCACCACGGTCGAGAACCTGCGGGTCAAGCAGCAGGTCGCCGCCGACAAGGCGCACATCGACGTCGGTTTCTGGGGCGGCGCCCTGCCCGACAACGTCAAGGACCTGCGCCCGCTGCACGACGCCGGCGTCTTCGGCTTCAAGGCGTTCCTGTCCCCGTCCGGGGTGGACGAGTTCCCGCACCTGGACCAGGACCGGCTCGCCCAGTCCCTGGCGGAGATCGCCGGCTTCGGCGGCCTGCTGATCGTGCACGCCGAGGACCCGCACCACCTGGCCGCCGCCCCGCAGCACGGCGGCCCCAAGTACGCCGACTTCCTCGCCTCCCGCCCGCGCGACGCCGAGGACACGGCCATCGCGAACCTCGTCGCGCAGGCCAAGCGGCTCCGTGCGCGCGTGCACGTGCTGCATCTGTCCTCCAGCGACGCGCTGCCGCTGATCCGCGCCGCGCGCGCCGAGGGCGTCCAGGTCACCGTGGAGACCTGCCCGCACTACCTCACCCTCACCGCCGAGGAAGTCCCGGACGGCGCCAGCGAGTTCAAGTGCTGCCCGCCCATCCGCGAGGCCGCCAACCAGGACCTGCTCTGGGAGGCGCTGGCCGACGGCACCATCGACTGTGTCGTCACCGACCACTCGCCCTCCACCGCCGACCTGAAGACCGCCGACTTCGCCACCGCCTGGGGCGGCATCTCCGGCCTCCAGCTCAGCCTGTCCGCCGTATGGACCGCGGCACGCGCGCGTGGGTGCGGCCTGGAGGACGTCGTGCGCTGGATGTCCACGCGGACGGCCGCACTCGTGGGCCTGCGGGACAAGGGCGCGATCGAGGCCGGCCGCGACGCCGACTTCGCCGTCCTCGCCCCCGACGAGACCTTCACCGTCGACCCGGCCGGCCTCCAGCACCGCAACCGGGTCACCGCGTACGCCGGCAAGACCCTGTACGGCGTCGTGAAATCCACCTGGCTGCGCGGCGAACGGATCGCCGGTGGCGGCGAGTTCAGCGAGCCGAAGGGCACCCTCCTCGCCCGCCCCCAGTAA
- a CDS encoding NTP transferase domain-containing protein, whose product MTENQYEEVAGLLLAAGGGRRLGGRPKALLTHRGRPLVEYAVGVLRAAGCARVHVVLGARADEVRARADLSGCVLVDNPGWAEGMGSSLRAGLASLDGTGARAALVSLVDQPGIGASAVARVLGAYEGEKSLISAAYDGLRGHPVLFGAAHWADIAATATGDRGARAYLKEHAAQIRLVECADVAEPYDIDTEADLRHLE is encoded by the coding sequence ATGACGGAGAACCAGTACGAGGAGGTCGCCGGGCTGCTGCTCGCCGCCGGCGGGGGCAGACGGCTCGGCGGGCGGCCCAAGGCGCTGCTGACGCACCGGGGGCGGCCACTGGTCGAGTACGCGGTCGGGGTGCTGCGCGCGGCCGGATGCGCGCGGGTGCACGTCGTCCTGGGCGCCCGCGCCGACGAGGTGCGGGCGCGGGCCGACCTGAGCGGCTGCGTGCTCGTGGACAACCCCGGCTGGGCCGAGGGCATGGGTTCCTCGCTGCGGGCCGGACTGGCCTCGCTCGACGGAACGGGGGCGCGGGCCGCCCTCGTCAGCCTTGTCGACCAGCCGGGCATCGGGGCGTCGGCCGTGGCACGGGTACTCGGCGCGTACGAGGGCGAGAAATCGCTGATCTCGGCCGCCTACGACGGCTTGCGCGGGCATCCGGTGCTGTTCGGCGCGGCCCACTGGGCGGACATCGCGGCGACCGCCACCGGGGATCGTGGCGCCCGCGCCTATCTGAAGGAGCACGCGGCTCAGATCCGGCTCGTGGAGTGCGCGGACGTGGCCGAACCGTACGACATCGACACCGAGGCCGACCTGCGCCACCTTGAGTGA
- a CDS encoding HipA family kinase — protein MLRDVTAVRYVTPLRSGGSVPGVVEADDDGTYVVKFTGSAQGHKALVAEVIVGELARALGLRFPELVLVHFDPAIADSEPHQEVRELHGASAGVNLGMDYLPGARDFTPEIAKRFPVDPLEAGRIVWLDALTVNVDRTVHSSNLMVWPTLGTAPPRLWLIDHGAALVFHHRWDTTAPGKRYDFRHHALGHYGPDVRAADAELAPRVTEELLRGIVAEVPDAWLAEDAGFATPDDVRAAYVDYLLARVRLSEEWLPADFPSREQLAAEEALRAAKRQAGRPAWLKTVPDLHGKPAAEQDWSAHLG, from the coding sequence GTGCTGCGCGACGTGACTGCTGTTCGATACGTGACCCCGCTGCGGTCCGGCGGCTCCGTGCCCGGAGTCGTCGAGGCCGACGACGACGGCACCTATGTCGTCAAGTTCACGGGTTCGGCGCAGGGGCACAAGGCGCTGGTCGCCGAGGTGATCGTCGGGGAACTCGCCCGCGCGCTCGGGCTGCGCTTCCCCGAGCTGGTCCTCGTCCACTTCGACCCCGCGATCGCCGACTCCGAACCGCACCAGGAAGTGCGGGAGCTGCACGGCGCGAGCGCGGGCGTGAACCTCGGCATGGACTATCTGCCGGGCGCCCGCGACTTCACCCCGGAGATCGCGAAGCGCTTCCCCGTGGACCCGCTGGAGGCCGGCCGGATCGTCTGGCTGGACGCGCTGACCGTCAACGTGGACCGCACGGTCCACAGCTCCAACCTCATGGTCTGGCCCACGCTCGGCACCGCACCGCCGCGCCTGTGGCTCATCGACCACGGCGCCGCCCTCGTCTTCCACCACCGCTGGGACACCACGGCCCCGGGCAAGAGGTACGACTTCCGGCACCACGCCCTCGGCCACTACGGCCCCGACGTCCGCGCCGCCGACGCCGAACTGGCCCCGCGGGTGACCGAGGAGCTGCTGCGCGGCATCGTCGCCGAGGTCCCGGACGCCTGGCTGGCGGAGGACGCCGGCTTCGCGACCCCGGACGACGTCCGCGCCGCCTATGTCGACTACCTGCTCGCCCGGGTGCGCCTGTCCGAGGAGTGGCTGCCCGCCGACTTCCCGAGCCGCGAGCAACTCGCCGCGGAAGAGGCCCTGCGCGCGGCGAAACGCCAGGCGGGCCGCCCGGCCTGGCTGAAGACGGTCCCCGACCTGCACGGCAAACCGGCCGCGGAACAGGACTGGTCGGCCCACCTGGGCTGA
- the aceB gene encoding malate synthase A, whose protein sequence is MSAPAPSPLAIVDAEPLPRQEEVLTDAALAFVAELHRRFTPRRDELLARRAERRAEIARTSTLDFLPETAAIRADDSWRVAPAPAALNDRRVEITGPTDRKMTINALNSGAKVWLADFEDASAPTWENVVLGQINLVDAYTRNIDFTDPRSGKSYALRPNEELATVVMRPRGWHLNERHLVDADGTPVPGAFVDFGLYFFHNAQRLLDLGKGPYFYLPKTESHLEARLWNDVFVFAQDYVGIPQGTVRATVLIETITAAYEMEEILYELRDHAAGLNAGRWDYLFSIVKNFRDGGARFVLPDRNAVTMTAPFMRAYTELLVRTCHKRGAHAIGGMAAFIPSRRDAEVNKVAFEKVRADKDREANDGFDGSWVAHPDLVPIAMESFDRVLGDKPNQKDRLREDVHVEAADLIAVDSLDAKPTYHGLVNAVQVGIRYIEAWLRGLGAVAIFNLMEDAATAEISRSQIWQWINAGVEFENGDKATPELARKVAAEELSNIRQEIGEQAFAAGHWQEAHDLLLRVSLDDDYADFLTLPAYEQLRG, encoded by the coding sequence ATGTCCGCACCAGCGCCGTCCCCGCTGGCCATCGTCGACGCCGAGCCCCTGCCCCGGCAGGAAGAGGTCCTCACGGACGCGGCGCTCGCCTTCGTGGCGGAGCTGCACCGGCGGTTCACCCCGCGCCGTGACGAACTCCTCGCCCGCCGGGCCGAGCGCCGCGCCGAGATCGCCCGCACCTCCACGCTCGACTTCCTCCCCGAGACAGCCGCGATCCGCGCGGACGACTCCTGGCGGGTCGCCCCGGCCCCGGCCGCGCTGAACGACCGGCGCGTCGAGATCACCGGCCCCACCGACCGCAAGATGACCATCAACGCGCTCAACTCGGGCGCGAAGGTCTGGCTCGCCGACTTCGAGGACGCCTCCGCGCCCACCTGGGAGAACGTGGTCCTCGGCCAGATCAACCTGGTCGACGCCTACACCCGGAACATCGACTTCACCGACCCGAGGTCCGGCAAGTCGTACGCCCTGCGCCCGAACGAGGAGCTGGCGACCGTCGTCATGCGGCCGCGCGGCTGGCACCTGAACGAGCGGCACCTCGTCGACGCCGACGGCACGCCGGTCCCCGGTGCCTTCGTCGACTTCGGCCTCTACTTCTTCCACAACGCCCAGCGGCTGCTGGACCTCGGCAAGGGCCCGTACTTCTACCTGCCCAAGACCGAGTCGCACCTCGAGGCGCGGCTGTGGAACGACGTGTTCGTCTTCGCCCAGGACTACGTCGGCATCCCGCAGGGCACCGTCCGCGCCACCGTCCTGATCGAGACGATCACGGCCGCGTACGAGATGGAGGAGATCCTCTACGAACTCCGCGACCACGCCGCCGGGTTGAACGCCGGTCGCTGGGACTACCTGTTCTCCATCGTCAAGAACTTCCGGGACGGCGGCGCCAGGTTCGTGCTGCCGGACCGCAACGCGGTCACGATGACGGCCCCGTTCATGCGGGCGTACACCGAGCTCCTCGTCCGCACCTGCCACAAGCGCGGCGCGCACGCGATCGGCGGCATGGCGGCCTTCATCCCGTCCCGCAGGGACGCCGAGGTCAACAAGGTGGCGTTCGAGAAGGTCCGCGCCGACAAGGACCGCGAGGCGAACGACGGTTTCGACGGCTCCTGGGTCGCCCACCCCGACCTCGTCCCGATCGCCATGGAGTCCTTCGACAGGGTCCTCGGCGACAAGCCGAACCAGAAGGACCGGCTGCGCGAGGACGTCCACGTCGAGGCGGCCGACCTGATCGCGGTCGACTCGCTGGACGCGAAGCCGACGTACCACGGTCTCGTCAACGCCGTCCAGGTCGGCATCCGGTACATCGAGGCCTGGCTGCGCGGGCTCGGCGCGGTCGCCATCTTCAATCTGATGGAGGACGCGGCCACCGCGGAGATCTCCCGCTCGCAGATCTGGCAGTGGATCAACGCGGGCGTCGAGTTCGAGAACGGCGACAAGGCCACGCCGGAACTGGCCCGCAAGGTCGCCGCCGAGGAACTGTCCAACATCCGCCAGGAGATCGGCGAGCAGGCCTTCGCCGCCGGCCACTGGCAGGAGGCCCACGATCTGCTGCTGCGGGTCTCCCTGGACGACGACTACGCCGACTTCCTCACCCTGCCGGCGTACGAGCAGCTGCGCGGCTGA
- a CDS encoding CAP domain-containing protein: protein MAKHRKTQRFRRIVVASVAIGAVGIPSVALACSDWPYGRTDRTDQADAAATSAPQQQKHHGHRHHHRNGHQHTPRATGSPTEHPSGDRNPTAHQPQRTAAPKPAATAAKAPAASSTPKPTPTASGVTARILQLVNAERAKAGCQDLALNSELTKAAQAHSADMAAHQNMSHTGSDGSAPGDRITRAGYDWSAYGENVAYGYTTADQVMAGWMSSPGHRANILNCSFKEIGVGLAQPGSYWTQDFGTAR, encoded by the coding sequence ATGGCCAAGCACCGCAAGACGCAGCGTTTCCGGCGAATAGTCGTCGCGTCCGTCGCCATCGGCGCCGTGGGCATACCGTCCGTCGCGCTGGCCTGTTCCGACTGGCCGTACGGCAGGACGGACCGGACGGACCAGGCCGACGCCGCCGCGACGAGCGCGCCCCAGCAGCAGAAGCACCACGGACACCGGCATCACCATCGCAACGGCCATCAGCACACGCCGCGGGCCACCGGGTCGCCCACGGAACACCCGAGCGGCGACAGGAACCCGACCGCCCACCAGCCCCAGCGGACCGCCGCGCCCAAGCCCGCCGCCACCGCCGCCAAGGCCCCCGCCGCGTCGAGCACCCCGAAGCCCACCCCCACGGCGTCCGGCGTCACCGCGCGCATCCTGCAGCTCGTCAACGCCGAGCGGGCCAAGGCGGGGTGCCAGGACCTGGCCCTGAACTCGGAGCTGACCAAGGCCGCGCAGGCCCACAGCGCGGACATGGCGGCCCACCAGAACATGTCGCACACCGGCTCCGACGGCTCGGCCCCGGGCGACCGCATCACGCGGGCCGGCTACGACTGGAGCGCCTACGGCGAGAACGTCGCCTACGGCTACACCACCGCGGACCAGGTCATGGCGGGCTGGATGTCCAGCCCCGGGCACCGGGCCAACATCCTCAACTGCTCGTTCAAGGAGATCGGCGTCGGTCTCGCACAGCCCGGCAGCTACTGGACCCAGGACTTCGGCACGGCCCGGTAG
- a CDS encoding dihydrofolate reductase family protein, whose translation MGKLVSTIFVTLDGVYQAPGGPQEDTRGGFIHGGWSFVYGDEDFGRFVTEVFDRAGAFLLGRRTYDIFAGYWPKVTDPANPIAGKLNALPKYVVSSTLQAPQWSGTTVLDGDLAKDVQALKERTDGELQVHGSGALVRSLIDLRLLDTLHLLTFPVVLGTGHRLFTEGTAPTGFRRTGGRVTGAGVSIQTYDLAGDPEYGSYELPEDA comes from the coding sequence ATGGGCAAGCTCGTCTCCACCATCTTCGTCACCCTCGACGGCGTCTACCAGGCGCCCGGCGGCCCCCAGGAGGACACCAGGGGCGGCTTCATCCACGGCGGTTGGAGCTTCGTGTACGGCGACGAGGACTTCGGCCGCTTCGTCACCGAGGTCTTCGACCGCGCCGGCGCCTTCCTGCTCGGCCGCCGTACGTACGACATCTTCGCCGGCTACTGGCCGAAGGTGACCGACCCGGCGAACCCGATCGCCGGCAAGCTCAACGCACTCCCGAAGTACGTCGTCTCCTCCACCCTCCAGGCCCCGCAGTGGTCCGGCACCACCGTGCTCGACGGCGACCTCGCCAAGGACGTGCAGGCCCTGAAGGAGCGCACGGACGGCGAACTCCAGGTCCACGGCAGCGGCGCCCTGGTCCGCTCCCTGATCGACCTCCGGCTCCTCGACACCCTGCACCTGCTGACCTTCCCGGTCGTCCTCGGCACCGGCCACCGCCTCTTCACCGAGGGCACGGCTCCCACCGGCTTCCGGCGCACCGGCGGCCGTGTCACGGGCGCGGGCGTCTCCATCCAGACGTACGACCTGGCGGGCGACCCGGAGTACGGCTCGTACGAACTCCCCGAGGACGCGTGA